The region cttgtccttctgcaGCAATAGGCCGCCAGTTGCATGTCCTGAGGAGTCGGCTTCTACCAAGGTGTCCTTCTCTGGATCAAAATGGCCGAGTATTGGTGCTGTAATGAGAAGTTCCTTAATCGTTTCAAATGCTTGATTGCAAGCCTCGTCCCAATGAAAAACCATCTCTTTCTTAGTTAGGTTGATAAGCGGTTCAGCAATGTCCGAGAAGTTTGGTATAAAAACTCGGTAAAAGTTGGCAAAACCAATAAATGCTCGGATAGCCTTAACTGACGTTGGTGTAGCCCATTCGCGGATTGCGATAATCTTTTCAGGATCAACTCGAATGCCCACTTCTGCTTCCACAATGTACCCGAGGTATTTGACTCGTTTAGTCTCGAACTCGCACTTGTCGATATCAATCTGCAGTCCAGCGTCTATaaggcgttgaagaacctttCCAACCTTCTCTCTGTGATCCTGAAGCGATCCTGACGAGTAGATTAagatgtcgtcaacgtaggcTGAAACAAAGTCGTCAAGGTAATCCTGTAGAACACCATTTACGTAGCGTTGAAATGCGGCTGGTGCTCCTGTTAGTCCGAAGGGAGCAACCCGCCATTCGAATAGGCCGTATCTTGTTCGGAAAGCTGtcttccattcttctcctttGGCCACACGGATCTTGTGGAAGGCTGCGATAACGTCAAGTTTTGTGAACCATTTAGCTTTAGCTACATTTCTCAGTGTTTCTGTGAATAGAGGCAGAGGGTAACGGTCCTTCCTGTTGATGTTGTTCAAGCCTcggtagtcaacgcaaaaTCGGATGCCCCCTCCTGGCTTTTTGACCATCAGGACGGGTGCAGCTGCGGGAGAGTTACTTGCGCGGATAAAATCCTTGTCTAACAGCTCGGTGAGAGTTTTCCTAAGCACTAGTAACTCTTCTCGGCTCATGCCGTAGAGCGGACCCCATGGAATGGTCTTCTCGTTTCCGTCTTGATCCTTTTCAATCTCAATGTGGAGATCAACGCCTTTACGATGTGGGGGAAGTTTCTCAGCTAGGAAATGGTCGAAAGCCTTCAGCCATTGGTGGTACTGGGGTGGGAGCTTCGTCTTTGGATCGGATCGTTTGCGCGGTTTCAAAGCTTTCTCAATGTCGGCGATGGAAACAGCGAACAGTCCAGTGTCGAGCGCAATACCGTCTCCTTTGTTCTtcctacggcttcttctcaccTCCGCCATGAATGCGGAAGCCATCACCTGAGTAGCCTTCATTAGTGGTGGCTTGTATGACGCTTTCTTGTGGTTCCATGCGCGGATGTTTGACGCGCCGATATCTAGGCAGCCTTGTTTGGCCGAAATTGTGACGTCGGCATCTTCTAACCAGGGCTTTCCTAGGATCACGTCGTAAGTTAGGCCAGGTAcaacgtagaagaagacgcgtttCTGCTGGTGGCCGTCTATGTCTATCGAGGCGTAAGTAACTGTATCTAGGACAGTACTTGGTTCTGCGTTCTTCCCAGCTGCTTCCTCTAGCTGACGCGGGGCTATCTTGATTGATGGCAGTCTCAGAGATCGAAAGAGTTGTTCATTAATGGCAGAATAGCAAAGGCAACCTGAGTCAACAAGTCCAGTGACAAAGTCAGTTCCATTAAGTCTAACGTCCAGTACAAAGGGATCGCTATCCATCTTTTGCTTTCCGGTCTCTTTCCATTCTTTCTGAGCTGCCGCGTGTTCCTATTGCTCTGCTTCGGAGTCTTCTGgatcttcctcctctacagCTGCCTTGGTGACCACAGTACTCTTTGCTGTCTTGACGCTAACGTGAGTTGGTCGTAGAGCGGCTGCTAACGGGCATGTAGCTATTCGGCAATTGTTGCGGCCGCATCGGAGGCAGCGTCGTTCCTGGCGTCGAGCATCGATTTCCTCTTGGTTGACCCATTTTGCTCGTTTTCCAATAAGTTCTCGGTCTTCGGGACGCCTAGATGGATATCCATTCATGTTGGTCTTGCCGCGGAGGCCGACAGCGTTCACTTGGGTAGTTGTAGGCTGCGTAGGTTCCCATTCCATCATGTCTTCAGGGGAAACTGCTGTGAGCGTGGCATTATTTGATTTTGCTGGTGGTTCATAGGTTAGTGCATTTTCAGCAGTTCGGCTACCGTAACGGCGGGTTGTTTTCGTCCATTGGCCGAACAACTCCATGTCGTTGCTAAGATCTACACACTTCTGAGCGAACCTTGCGTATGTGCTTGTTTCTGCTCCTGATGTACCAACAAGCCTATCCTTTACCCTACCACTTAATGCGTTGCGTAAGTAGGATATCTTCGTATGCTCAGGCCAGCTTTCTGCGTCAGCGTTGgccatctctttctcaaaccGTGGATAGAAGGAAATAAACGTCTCGTCGTCCTTCTGGCGTATAGAGTAGAGGTTCTGAATGGCTTTCTCCTTCCGATTTCGTTCGCCGTAGAGGAGTTCAAGGCGGTCAAGCAGCTTGAAAGGGTTTGGCGATTCTTCTTTAACTTGTATCTCGTAGTATGTTGTAACGTTGGTTTTCGCTGCCCCATCAAGACGCATGTAGACGTAGCGTAGCTGAGCTTTTAGGCTTCCAATAGCTtgcgcgtcttcttcgatcttgccctccatctctagcttccatcctcgccattgtGATTTGTTTCCACCAAACGTAGGCGGGTGGGGTAAGCTGTGCCGCGGCTTTGGGGTTATAGGCACAGATGTGTTCGAAGTCTCGGAGGTTGGCGTTGGATCAGTGGTGGCGTCTGTATTGTGACCAGGCGTTTGAGGTAGCTCGTGCGATGGTGCTTCCAGCCTCTCCATCCTAGTGCTCATGTCTTCAAGTCTCTGTAGTAGCGACTGTAACAGCTGGTTCGAATCGTTCGTCGTCATGTCAGTATCCCCGGGGGAGCTCATTATAGCGGTGCTTTGGTtgctgcgtgttctgcgtgttctgcgtattctgcgtattctgcgtattctgcgtgttctgcgtgttctgcgtgttctgcgtattctgcgtgttcttcttgatcttgactgtatgtgaacggtctgtagggactgtattccagctacctagtccagatgctatttacagtcaagatgaagaaagaaggtaacacagtccgcaacaatcaattaagtgggtcctagaaggttcagattggattgattgattaccgctttaagcctagtagttacctataggagtttaagccctacctagataggtaagtgggtctaggagagtgaccggattgaattgattgttgcggagtctagaAGGTAAgtgtcagatataatgagatattgcacaaaagtgatggatgttgatgattgtctgtattgtgttctgtctatcgtgtgtccgcgcttgtggccctcttgaggggcgcactgaccctctctacgctgattggttgctgccaacgtcgagtaaccctgctatctgacacaccccctcagcttggaagcCCTGATTGCAAGCTGCATAAACTGGTTAATCGATCCTACATATAGAGGCCTTCCAGATGCTCCTGCAACTTCTCAAGCTCAGCTTCTTTCAACGGGGATTCTTTGCGTTTAACAAGTCCCAACTGATCAAGGAAACTGGCCCAtttattggctggcagtgacttggtgaatccgtctgcgatcatgttgtcagacggAACATATTCTACCTTGATCGTCTTTCGGGTAACTTCTTGTCGTAGCCAatgattgtgtatgtcaacgtgccgaagctttgtttgcaatttggcaacgtcttcatTTACTAGACGGATTGTCTGGGTATTGTCGCACTTGATTGTGATAATTGGATTGCTTAGGTTTACCTGAAGCTCCTTCAACAACCGCGACGTAAAGATTGCCTCCTTAGCAACttgtgatagggcaagcagctctgcttctgttgttgatgttgtcacaGTATCTTGCTTACTTGCTCTCCAAGCGATGAGTCCTCCGAACAGCTTAATTGCGTATCCTTGCGAGCTTTTCCTGTCTagtgtgttgtctgcaaatgatgcgtcacttgctacctcaaggccatcgcctctaccgagttcgagggctagggattctgttttcttgaggtacaggagcacacggtctgcagcgtcctggtgttctgtacttggattgactaggaagcgagcaagtcgtgatgttgcaaaggctatgtCGGGTCTTGTTGTGACTGCAGCGAATAGAAGCGAGCCAATCTTGCGCTGGTAGCGGTTGATCTCGGACGGCTCTGCTAGGTCACTCCTGGGTCTGAGTTCCATGCCTGACATCGGCGTGTCATGTCTGATGTCTTGTCGGCTTGCTAGTTGGCTGATTTTGTCTGCGTATGCGgcttgagatagctgtatggtcttctgcttgcgatcaCGAATGACCTCTACGccgagaaaccactgtaagttgtctcctcccgtacaagcgtatttttcttggatctggttgatggccttcattgcctctgattcttgctttgaatggtacgcaacgatgatgtcgtccacatagaagaagatgataactccgtctttgatcatgcagcatggctcctgtggtatttgttgaaaccctatcgaagcaagagttgcagtgaattctttctgccacagtaatggtgagatccggagcccATATAGTGCCTTTTGCACTTTAagtagagtgccaggcttctgatatccttttggcatcctcatgtatatttctctgtcgattgtagcatgcacaaaagcattagtgacgtcgtattgctttagctcaagatcgtatttggcggcgattgccatgagcattctgaatgagcgtcctgccaatgttgctgcgtatgtgtcttgggaggtgatgttgcgttgttggtctccccttaccaccaatcttgccttgcatttgatgaggcggtgatgcttgtcgagtttgtaggtgtatacccacatacagtctaggatctggtgccctgctcgtttgactggtgatgcttggacctcagtccatgacttcatttgttggtgactccgaaggtgtgtcttttctgcttccttgaacatgtcgtatagtggatggtcttccagctttgagtatgctgttgggagtggcggtagctggttACGATAGGGCTTGATTCCCTTAGATAGcagtctcttcacctgagccttgtcgattggctttccttcgtgttgaccaatgtgtcctgattcggtgccggccatgaatgcggctgcccatggactggtcattgatgttgattggttggacatgttcgtcatatcctcgttgttcacctctccttgaactagcaaggccacaggtggaggagttggtggcggggttagatatgcctctaccaccttccttccttggtggtatctggttttctgagtgcgcgggctctcttcctgcgtcgtatcgtcctcgtagaacgtctcggtttctggttgttggctctgagtacctgggagttcgactgttcttacccaagttgcgatttcctctagggtgttgtgcataagattgtccattaggtcctcagtcttgccgtTGAAGATTGTGTCTTCGTtaaacactacgtcgcgagtgctgattacctttgccatggATGGGATCCAGATGCGGTAGATGTTTGTTGACTGATATCCCACAAGATACCCAATCCAGGCTTTTGGGTCCAGCCGTTGCAGCCTTGACTTTCCTCGGTGGGTATCGTCTGTCATTGCAAAGGCTTTGCACCCATATGCTCTCAGATGAGCTTGGTTTGGTCTTCGGGGTCCGGTGACTATGCCATTTGTGGCAGCTGCGCGCGTGAAGAATATTTCGTAAGGCGATTTCCACTTGTTTGGAtaatttggcgttcgattgtataggtataccgccgctctggttatctctggccagagttcccatggaagATTCGCATCTagtcgaattgcgcgtgccttttcttttatcacaccccctgagcgttcggctcctccgttctGCGCTTGTGTGTCTGGAGCGGAAGGCTCGAGTCtgattgatagggacgtgcaccatttCTCGACTTCTTGCTTAACTGTGACGATCTCGTTGTCTGTTTCAATGACCTTGACCGTAATGTTGAACTGTTTCTTCATAAATTGGATAAAGAGGGCTAATAGGCGAATAATAGAGCGTGCTGGCCTATTGTCTTTGAAGTAGAAATCCCAAACGTATCGGGAGTTTCGGCAAGTTATTAGCATCTGACTCTTTTCCTTAGTGAAGCTGTCCGCCTCGTactcatggaagtcgatTGCAATTCTTTCTCCAGGACCTTCGTCATTTAGTCTTAGCGCCCTTCTTATTTGgcgcttcgactttgatctGCCGCAGGCGTCACATTGTACTGTGGTGATTCCtttgatcctcaccccctcagattgctgtATGAGGTGTTCAATAGCGGATGGCCCTGGATGTCCTAGTCGTTTATGCCATAGCATGGCTGTCGCCCTTTGTGGTGATCGCTTGGTtcgattcatacgcacatgGAAGGCTGAGTCGAATGGAGTGGTGTCTTCGATAATCCATTGCCCATGGCGTTCCGATAGGATAGCAATAATTgttccatcccatcgtcgcaggcttgttggatcttcccgattgtcccaccatattccttgtcgtcggagtagcctgaatgatactaggctgcagaggaagtctggaCACCACGCAACGTTGACAATGTGCAAGGCTTGTTTGTCCTGAGATCCCTCTGTTGTCAATGTGACagctccgtatcctcgtatCCAGACTTTGGAACTGCCGGCCCAGATGTAGTCCCCTGGCGTCGACGGGCGTACGTCTTCAATTCTTGAGAGGTcgttgcagatgtgcgtaGTCGAGCCGGAATCCAGGATGAAGGCATCCTTTAATGGATATCCTTGTTGGCTTGCGctgaatgccgctttcatcgtgccctcatcaattcttgagatttcgcgtccatctagtcaTTCAATGACTGcgtccggtgtttgtgatgtcttgatATGAGGTGTAATCGATCGTGACGTTGTCGAGAATCGAGGTCGTTTAGTCTCTGGGGACATTTCCTGCATCGTTCTCTGTAAGTTGGTGTCATTTTcaagtttgtactgtactAATCTTGCGATGCCTCGATTTGGCTTGAACCATTCAGGTGCCTTGGCTTTGTTCACATAGTAGCAGTCAGATATCTCATGACGCTGTTCACAGGCAGGACATATGTCTCCAGCTTTCGCTGAATTCCTCTCCGGGATCTGCTTGGTTCTGGTACTTTGACCATCCATCTTGCGTTTGTTTGATTGCCTAGGGTTTCCCCGGCCTTGGTTGGATGGCGCTCTTAATTCCACACTAGAGGCGTCCCTCAGTGTGTCCGAGTCGGGttcaccgctcgccgcgtatGAGTCTCCTACCGCGAAGGCGCTCTTTGGCTTCCCTCTTGATGGATAATGAAGACTCATATAttcacggaagagtttcatcatccTTTTCCTATTCATGGCTTTCTTATCGTACCCTGGCCCTTGGAACCCTGCGGTCCAGGTTGATGCCATTTTAGATACGGAGCCTAGGAAGTCGTCTATTACGGCTTGTGTTTGCATAGCCTCGGCCACCTCAAGGGTTTCAGCTCGAGTTGCAGCCTGATCGTATTCATTTAGTCACGTCTCCCAGTTTGTGGTTGAACGCATTGGCTTGAGTGCGGCTTGGTATCTCTCTCGTGCTCGCGctctctcctcgtcttcatccacTCCAACTGTGTCTTAGAGGGCGGTTATCCAGTCGCGCAGCGTGCCGTTCTCGGTGCAGCAGCTAagttgtaaatggggtgttaCGGTTGTAAGGATGTGTTCGACCATCTTTGAGATTTTGTTGCTTTCTTCTTGATAGTCCCTCTCCCGTATTTTGTATAACTCAAGGCGCAGCTTATAGTCGTCGCGATCCTCCTTATACGCTTCTTGTCCTTTCTCTAAGAGTTCTGACACTCGCGTTGGTATAGTGGGGATTCGtgaggttgttgtcgacaTTTCTGTAGTGTCTTGTGCTGATCCTCGCGTGTTGCCTCTAGCGTTTCGGGTGGTATGCGATAAGGCAGCTGAGGGGCTACTTGACGGTTCATACTGCGAAATGTCTGGGGTAGCGGAGCCTCCGGTTGGATGCGCTGGAGTCGCACTCCTTCGGGGTCCAACAGTGGCCAAATGCCTTGCGACTGGCATTTCAGCTTAAGTTGGCGGTACCAAGGGATCCAGTTGCTTGAGTCGGTGAGGATGACCGTCGCGTCCCGTTGGGTCTGGATTGTTGCCATTTTCGTGGTTTTATCGCTCGTTATtgaggcagtgagactcttaattgtcagatataatgagatattgcacaaaagtgatggatgttgatgattgtctgtattgtgttctgtctatcgtgtgtccgcgcttgtggccctcttgaggggcgcactgaccctctctacgctgattggttgctgccaacgtcgagtaaccctgctatctgacagtaagacgcaagcggcgagcctgctttgtttgggttggcgcacggccctcacgttgccggggaagcgactaggctagcagcctagtcatgtgactcgaggctcagcccgttacagTGACGCAGgctaggtatagttgtcgtactgcttttggggagagtcctctttcgatgttggctagtctccctagCCTGTGAAATGCTTTTGttgcttggcttacgcgtgtagcaatatgttccttgaaggacagtctattgtctatgtggatgcctagccatttgattgtgtcttttggttctacaatggtgttgtctgggagctgtaggcttctctcttttctctctttcttggcggtaaagtgaatgagctctgtcttagctatatcgaacataatcgctaagtttttccctcggtgagatagtaggcggacttgctgttctagtattttGACGTTTTTCTTTAGggatgttgaggatgtcgatagagataggtcgtcaatataggataggttgaagctttgtagtcctgggaagaggtctctagtgtagataagaaagaatattggagacactgggctgccttgaggtatcccagctattatctcggagaattcttgtgtcttattgtcgaaggagagtcttagcgatctgtttgagaagaaggattttgtccaagcgataagactaattggaaggcctagcttcttaagcgttcgcaggaattgattgtgtgagacgtggtcaaatgctccctttacgtccaggaagatagttgatgttatttggcctttctgtttctggtgctgaatttggtcgatgagtagcatagctgcatctattgcagatttcttgagtctaccccaatttgggttgggtgtagtagctctgtgatttctgctagattgctcagcctacttgcggtgatcctctcgttaatctttcctaaacagcttaatagagtgataactctgtaggcttttgggattgaatagtctggttttgatgcctttttaagaacagctcctgtagcttgtttccagcattttgggtggtatccatagttgaataggagtgagaAGGCTCTAAACattgtttgcggttgagctttgtacgcggctgtgattatgtcttgtgttattgcatctggtcctggggtgctacttttgacttgacttgagcatgctcgttctagttcagtcgtggatagtgctggccaatcccatctcttttcctggtagttggtgaatgtgggcgcttcggttatgggcggtggtgggaatagcgtgttgcggaacgcttggcatttcttgtcgaatgatgtttctccttgtataggtggaattctttcgactttgttatcctttgtatatgccatggctttgtagattgactgcgggtcttccttctctaggaattcattccagtgtttccttttagcgtctttgattgccttgttgtaggtgtttcgtgcacgtaggaagtctcttttctctaggtaggcgtcgtgtatcgcagtagtttcgagcttttctttaaaaatccttctatagtgggaagtgtcttgccgtagctttgtcagctctttgttccaccaagcttttggttttggaccaagtctagtgatagggatagctttgtttgctgcagtttggattattattatatttccattagagtcctgtatcagtcggtgactatgtaggactttggctaagccgttctatgtatgttgttcaatatggagtttctataggtcttgtacaatttggaggatagttgcgtagtccaatttccgagctagtcttccatcggcgcgggtgctaaagagcagtgtggtgaacagaaagagatgtaacagcgagctctttgcgaaaagaaatattgtttgtagttttatacagtgtctgtctgttgttttgtgtaggcgtctgtatatagggatctacaagagagagaatagatctatacatctagtgcctggtcgatgttttgctcgtgcgtgtgctagtgaaagcaggtgctggagcggttcggtatatggggtcggtatatcgagtcggtttagggcgttcggtagagagggtatttggtgtaggcgtctgtatatagggatctacaagacagaatagatctatacagctattgcctagtcgatgttttgggcgttttggtgtaggcgtctgtatacagggatctattataacctaacaataatagacctatacagctattgcctagtcgatgttttgctcgtgcgtgtgctagtgaaagcaggtgctagagcggttcggtatatggggtcggtatatcgggtcggtttagggcgttcggtggagagggtatttggtgtaggcgtctgtatatagggatctacaagagagagaatagatctatacagctattgcctggtcggtgttttgctcgtgcgtgtgctggtgacagcaggtgctggagcggttcggtatatggggtcggtatatcgagttggtttagggcgttcgggtataggtagcatctagatatataggcctattactttgcagcaatagagctatatacctaaggaagagccgttgctctgtcggtttcgtagagggtgccttcgatcgaacatctaaaatcagttggcgcacggaccacttgcagagatttctctcaactaaggccaggtcacaactctgtcaaagttgcagcggccagcgcgcccgccacaacgcctgcacgcaGAAACAGGcgttggaaactgattctacgaaggcatttcaatagatttgagatgaaaaaagggtaatccaggacctttttgtcatctcgaaaagttggtgttcgatgcgttgcattgtgtagctatggaggaactgcagctatataggtgtgtgtgatgataaagtgtggtagcgatagccgtaccTAACTCTCACTCAAGTGGATCTTGGCAAGGCCTAAACCGTTACAAATATAACTATAAGTCATGCTGTTAGCAGTCTTCTTCGATGAGGTCCTAGCGTTAGAGTTCATAGGCTCGGACCGCCTGCTAGGGTTAAGCCACTGTTCCGACAACCGCTAGAAATAGATTACGCGACGATGATTACATCAGACATGTGGGGCCACATAGCGCAAGCCGAGGTACCGATCACTACAGCGATTTTGTATAAACATAGGCGTCGCTGTAAAGGCActagtacactgcaatagttaggatgcctctaataagtgagattgtgtgtacagatctatatacaagtacgaggggaactttattattcctcgcacgggccaactgccagcgtggcacgtgattgtatggcacgtgatcgcgtgagggatcgtaggtttgatccatcacaCTACCCCCCCTTCAAAAAAAAGCAGGTTCCGTCGCTTAAAGTAATTAAAAAGAGTTGTCTAGCTTGCTTTGCAAAAGCTTCTGTAAGCCTAAACAGCAATGTTGCCGGTATTGCGAAAGCTACGCGGGCCAATAGTCTCCTCCGTCTGCTGTATCGTCGGGGCTCCTGGTGGAGGCTTAGGATTGTTAGAGGATGCGATCACTGTAATCATAAGTAAATCCTGTTTGCCTGCGAGCGTCGCAAACTTTCGATGTGGTCCTGGAGCTTTAGGGCGGGACTCATGGTACTGTTGGACAATGTCTGCGGAGTCCACCAGGTTCATGTATGGTTCCCAAGATGGGTTGTCGGTGCCGGCGGGGTAGTTGGTCCATCGCACTAAGTATTGGAGAAGACCGCTGCGAGAGTAGGGGTCTTTAAGTCTCTTGTTGACGCGGGAGTCTAGGACGGCTTCCACTTCATAGCTTGTaccatcttcctcgtcgggATCGGCGAACTCAGCTGGTGCGGAATCGCGCAGTTGACCAGGCAGCGGAGCCTCCTCGTGTAAGTGTAGTAACCACGGGTGGAAGACGTTGTGGAGCTTGCCCATCTCTGGAGGCAGGAGTAGTTCGTAAGCCATATTGTCAATGACGCGTGTGACAGTGAAGGGACCGCGGTTCTTGAAGTCAAGTGATAGACTAGGACGTGTAGTACGGAAGTTACGGGCGTCCAACATAACTTGATCGCCGACCTTAAACTCAGGCGCTGGGAGCCGGGCGTCGTTTGCGTATTCCGCCTGTTTAGCTTGTGACCATTGTAGTTCGAGCCGAAGGGCTTTGCGTAGCGCGTCTAGCTTTTCTGCAAACTTGTTGGCGTTGTCTTGATCTCTGCGAGCTGGGGCAGTGAGACCAGTGTTCACCTTAGGTGGTTCAAGACCAGACTTCGGGTCATAGCCCTTAGTGAGGCGGAAAGCGGTAGTCCCAGTACTAGCGTTGATGGCGTTGTTAGCTTCGAACTCTGCCATAGGAAGAAAGAGAGCCCAGTTGTCTTGCTCGTAGTTAATATATGACCGGAGGTATTGTTTTAGCCAAGCGTTGGCGTTCTCCGTCTGCCCATCGGTTTCTGGGTGATAGCCCGTTGACAACTTTGGCTTGGTACCCAGTCGTTGACAAAGACGTGTCCAGAAATGGGAGAGGAACTGGG is a window of Pyrenophora tritici-repentis strain M4 chromosome 2, whole genome shotgun sequence DNA encoding:
- a CDS encoding Retrotrans-gag domain containing protein; translation: MSSPGDTDMTTNDSNQLLQSLLQRLEDMSTRMERLEAPSHELPQTPGHNTDATTDPTPTSETSNTSVPITPKPRHSLPHPPTFGGNKSQWRGWKLEMEGKIEEDAQAIGSLKAQLRYVYMRLDGAAKTNVTTYYEIQVKEESPNPFKLLDRLELLYGERNRKEKAIQNLYSIRQKDDETFISFYPRFEKEMANADAESWPEHTKISYLRNALSGRVKDRLVGTSGAETSTYARFAQKCVDLSNDMELFGQWTKTTRRYGSRTAENALTYEPPAKSNNATLTAVSPEDMMEWEPTQPTTTQVNAVGLRGKTNMNGYPSRRPEDRELIGKRAKWVNQEEIDARRQERRCLRCGRNNCRIATCPLAAALRPTHVSVKTAKSTVVTKAAVEEEDPEDSEAEQ